In a genomic window of Brucella anthropi ATCC 49188:
- a CDS encoding SGNH/GDSL hydrolase family protein — protein MVNAAGVLLAVAALLFSGIITASAQERPRTLFDLLFGSRQAQPQRQYQQPTPQRARPKAKRPKTTSPASRPTPPPAATPAVEFVEKKPDAKKVLVVGDFIGNGLAEGLDVAFALDPDLQVVTRINGSSGFVRNDHFDWPDNIGKILDEEKPAAVVVMIGSNDRQAITEKGVSLPARSPEWNEEYQKRVAAFIKVINDKHFPLVWIGQPPFRPKGMSQDMLALNEIYRTATEKAGGKFADVWDGFVDEDGNFTQTGFDINGQTARLRGNDGINITSAGKRKLAFYAEKPLRAYLGGAKEEDQPLPAAGTHDPSKPVDRVAPVSIRDVDKDDSGVLLGGNIAARPQATRPARTESKPSPGRADDFSWPQKSSNP, from the coding sequence ATGGTGAACGCTGCTGGTGTCCTGCTGGCAGTCGCAGCTCTGCTGTTCTCAGGCATCATCACGGCTTCTGCACAGGAACGTCCGCGCACGCTTTTCGATCTCTTGTTCGGCTCGCGGCAGGCACAGCCACAGCGCCAATATCAGCAGCCCACTCCACAACGCGCCCGGCCAAAGGCGAAGCGGCCCAAGACCACCTCTCCCGCTTCACGACCGACGCCGCCACCGGCTGCGACCCCGGCAGTCGAGTTCGTCGAGAAAAAGCCAGATGCCAAAAAGGTTCTTGTTGTCGGTGATTTCATCGGCAACGGTCTGGCCGAAGGCCTTGATGTTGCTTTCGCGTTGGACCCCGATCTTCAGGTTGTAACCCGGATAAATGGCTCCTCCGGCTTTGTGCGCAACGATCATTTCGACTGGCCCGACAACATCGGAAAGATACTGGACGAGGAGAAACCGGCTGCTGTCGTCGTGATGATCGGTTCTAACGACAGACAGGCAATCACCGAGAAAGGCGTAAGTCTGCCAGCCCGATCTCCGGAATGGAATGAAGAATATCAAAAGCGCGTCGCCGCCTTCATCAAGGTGATCAACGACAAGCATTTTCCTCTGGTGTGGATAGGGCAGCCACCCTTTCGCCCGAAAGGCATGTCGCAAGATATGCTGGCGCTCAATGAAATCTATCGCACTGCCACTGAAAAGGCGGGCGGAAAATTTGCCGATGTCTGGGATGGTTTTGTCGATGAGGATGGTAATTTCACCCAGACCGGCTTCGACATTAACGGTCAGACCGCGCGCCTGCGCGGCAATGACGGCATCAACATAACTTCGGCAGGCAAGCGCAAGCTCGCCTTCTATGCGGAAAAGCCGCTTCGCGCCTATCTCGGCGGCGCAAAGGAAGAAGATCAGCCCCTGCCCGCAGCAGGCACGCATGACCCGTCCAAGCCGGTTGATCGCGTGGCACCGGTCAGCATTCGGGACGTTGATAAGGACGATAGCGGTGTTCTACTTGGTGGCAACATCGCAGCGCGTCCGCAAGCCACACGGCCAGCCCGGACTGAGAGCAAACCTTCACCCGGACGAGCGGACGACTTTTCCTGGCCACAGAAGAGCTCAAATCCCTAA
- a CDS encoding GntP family permease → MQEFQQTMGAGALISIAVGAVLLLLLLIIRFRVHAFVALIIVSLLTALATGIPAGNILTTITSAFGSTLGGVALLVGLGAMLGRLLEISGGAQALADDLIRRFGEKRAPMALGIASLIFGFPIFFDAGLVVMLPVVFTVARRLKGSLLLYGIPVAAAFSVMHVFVPPHPGPVAASELLGADVGLLILVGIVVVIPVWFIAGHLFGAWIGKKIVLPIPDSFDAGKNGEEAVNPPSSGLVMLLLLLPLVLIFINTGLDFARAQGWVSADANWYQLARMIGSTPVALLISVLVASYVLGPRRGRDAASVERILDSALGPVCSIILITGAGGMFGGVLRASGIGDALSNAFADTGLPVIVAGFLIATILRVAQGSATVALITAAGLIQPAVQAAGYHGLETAAVVIALAAGSVMLSHVNDSGFWLVGRFFNMDVKTTLKTWTVLETLIGLLGFGMACILFWLA, encoded by the coding sequence ATGCAGGAATTCCAGCAGACGATGGGTGCAGGCGCGCTCATCTCGATAGCGGTGGGCGCTGTTCTATTATTGCTTTTGCTCATCATCCGGTTTCGTGTCCATGCCTTCGTAGCGCTTATAATCGTCAGCCTCTTGACGGCGCTCGCGACCGGCATCCCGGCAGGCAATATTCTGACGACAATCACTTCCGCCTTCGGGTCAACCCTTGGCGGGGTGGCACTTCTGGTCGGTCTTGGCGCAATGCTGGGCCGGTTGCTTGAAATATCCGGTGGCGCCCAGGCGCTTGCCGACGATCTCATCCGACGGTTCGGCGAAAAGCGCGCGCCCATGGCGCTTGGCATCGCGTCGCTCATCTTCGGCTTCCCCATCTTCTTCGATGCGGGATTGGTCGTGATGCTTCCCGTGGTCTTCACCGTCGCACGGCGCCTGAAAGGAAGCTTGCTTCTCTACGGTATTCCGGTCGCAGCGGCCTTTTCGGTGATGCATGTTTTTGTGCCGCCGCATCCGGGCCCGGTGGCCGCATCCGAGCTTCTGGGTGCAGATGTGGGGCTTCTCATCCTCGTCGGGATCGTGGTCGTCATACCTGTCTGGTTCATTGCCGGGCACCTTTTTGGTGCATGGATCGGCAAGAAGATCGTACTTCCGATCCCCGATAGTTTTGATGCCGGGAAAAACGGAGAAGAAGCTGTCAATCCCCCGAGTTCCGGCTTGGTCATGTTGCTGCTTCTGCTGCCGCTGGTTCTGATCTTCATCAATACGGGGCTCGATTTTGCCCGCGCGCAAGGCTGGGTCAGTGCTGATGCAAACTGGTATCAGCTGGCGCGAATGATCGGATCGACGCCGGTTGCTCTCCTGATTTCAGTGCTGGTGGCATCCTATGTGCTTGGGCCACGGCGCGGCAGAGATGCAGCCAGCGTCGAACGCATTCTCGATTCGGCGCTCGGTCCGGTGTGTTCCATCATCCTGATTACGGGCGCAGGCGGCATGTTTGGCGGTGTTCTGCGTGCTTCCGGCATTGGTGACGCCTTGTCAAATGCGTTCGCCGATACAGGACTGCCTGTCATCGTGGCAGGCTTCCTGATCGCAACGATTTTGCGCGTAGCACAGGGGTCGGCAACGGTAGCGCTGATAACGGCTGCCGGGCTTATCCAGCCTGCCGTTCAGGCTGCCGGATATCACGGGCTTGAGACCGCCGCGGTGGTGATCGCCCTTGCTGCAGGGTCGGTCATGCTCTCCCACGTCAACGATTCCGGTTTCTGGCTCGTCGGTCGTTTCTTCAATATGGACGTCAAGACAACGCTGAAAACCTGGACGGTTCTGGAAACCCTTATCGGGCTTCTGGGCTTCGGCATGGCGTGTATTCTGTTCTGGCTCGCTTAA
- a CDS encoding KpsF/GutQ family sugar-phosphate isomerase → MEKLDQIIPPADAEATIASALRTIKTENAGLAALEEALNDGLSGPFVEAVKRIVASRGRLVVTGVGKSGHIGSKLAATFASTGTSAFFVHSAEANHGDLGMIDRDDVILAISWSGETAELKGIVNYSQRFRIPLIAITSREDSALGRAADVVLLLPKTAEACPHGLAPTTSTMMQLAIGDALAIALLEARGFTPSDFKTFHPGGSLGASLIHIRDIMHRGERLPLVEVGTSLPDAMKVLAQKSFGCVVVVDGGGDLAGIVTDGDISRNLSRNLAALAVDDVMTRKPKTVDQNMLATAALNTINENHIGALIVTEAGRPIGLVHFHDLLRIGAA, encoded by the coding sequence ATGGAAAAGCTCGATCAGATCATCCCTCCGGCAGATGCGGAAGCGACTATTGCTTCGGCGCTGCGCACCATAAAGACCGAAAATGCGGGCCTCGCAGCGCTTGAAGAAGCGCTGAATGACGGCCTTTCCGGCCCCTTTGTCGAAGCGGTGAAGCGTATCGTCGCCTCGCGCGGACGTCTGGTCGTTACGGGCGTCGGCAAGAGCGGTCATATCGGCTCCAAGCTCGCTGCTACTTTTGCCTCGACCGGTACTTCGGCATTCTTCGTTCATTCGGCGGAAGCCAATCACGGCGATCTCGGCATGATCGACCGCGACGATGTTATTTTGGCCATCTCATGGTCGGGTGAAACGGCAGAATTGAAGGGGATCGTCAATTATTCGCAGCGCTTCCGCATTCCATTGATCGCGATTACCTCACGTGAGGATTCTGCGCTTGGTCGTGCTGCGGATGTCGTGCTGCTCTTGCCGAAAACTGCCGAGGCCTGCCCGCATGGTCTGGCGCCCACGACCTCAACCATGATGCAGCTTGCCATCGGTGATGCGCTGGCAATAGCACTTCTGGAAGCGCGCGGCTTCACCCCGAGTGACTTCAAGACATTTCATCCCGGTGGTTCGTTGGGGGCAAGTCTTATCCATATCCGCGATATCATGCATCGCGGCGAACGCCTCCCGCTGGTGGAAGTGGGCACCTCTCTGCCGGACGCGATGAAGGTTCTGGCGCAGAAGAGTTTTGGGTGTGTTGTGGTTGTCGACGGTGGTGGTGATCTGGCAGGCATCGTCACAGACGGCGATATATCGCGCAATCTGAGCCGAAACCTTGCGGCTTTGGCAGTTGACGACGTCATGACACGCAAGCCCAAGACGGTCGACCAGAACATGCTGGCGACGGCGGCACTCAACACCATCAATGAAAATCACATCGGCGCACTGATCGTCACCGAGGCCGGGCGCCCGATCGGGCTCGTGCATTTCCACGACCTGCTGCGGATCGGCGCTGCTTGA
- a CDS encoding NfeD family protein yields the protein MIIEYLSGLGIWNWLVFGLILLILEISAPGFFFIWFGLAALVTGALAFLLSSTTGFGWQFQTVVFLVLAVIFVLVGRRFFGSRSTDADEPLLNRRGEQLVGQRATLTEPIINGRGRIRINDTMWRVKGPDLPTGTEVRVVAFDPVSLEIEVAE from the coding sequence ATGATAATTGAATATCTGTCCGGTCTCGGCATATGGAACTGGCTTGTTTTCGGGCTGATCCTGCTCATTCTGGAAATCTCGGCACCCGGCTTCTTCTTCATCTGGTTCGGGCTTGCAGCACTTGTAACCGGTGCGCTCGCCTTTCTCTTGTCTTCGACGACAGGGTTTGGCTGGCAGTTTCAGACGGTTGTGTTTCTGGTTCTGGCCGTCATTTTCGTGCTGGTGGGGCGTCGCTTTTTTGGCTCACGCAGCACCGATGCCGACGAGCCCTTACTCAATCGTCGCGGCGAGCAGCTGGTCGGCCAGCGCGCGACATTGACCGAACCGATCATCAATGGTCGCGGGCGTATCCGTATCAACGATACGATGTGGCGCGTGAAAGGCCCTGATCTGCCAACCGGAACAGAAGTCCGCGTTGTGGCTTTTGATCCGGTCTCGCTGGAGATTGAAGTGGCAGAATAA
- a CDS encoding outer membrane beta-barrel protein gives MLFAKTPSGGSTPIARRLQCLFLSGVAIAIWHGSAFAQEAYLRGSVAEDVLSASSPETLANRGLAAPGYDDGASETTDDSYTPPENTTAADPTTTTQTAPTVPVPQDRQPLRPDNIRVGSVDTDASDETGRAQRENLRQSPEQGRSFTQETDPFAPVGIRTGSFILRPSLEQGIRVTTNGDNSASGSSAVLNETTLRLNAQSDWARHQATLDASGTWAKSISGEDVSEPQVDIQGKLRFDLGDQTTVNTGAGYRLRRESASSPNGVVGALQRPLVHTLNGSLGVERDMGLIFGSATGRVEHNIYGDAELSSGGTVSQKDRDNTYASITLRGGFSLSPAIKPFTEVELGKRIFDEKVDSNGYERSGSQFALRGGMMLDMGEKLNGEFAAGYMRANSDDSRLGDISGPSINAALNWSPLRGTDVSLYAQTMVDTSTTPGIAGSLLHFASLDVTHRIRSDLSLNGRLDANIRQNKDGTGTDYTIGAQIGATYWINRFVGLDARLRHEFLTSKISDREYTADSVYLGVKVQR, from the coding sequence ATGCTATTTGCCAAGACCCCTTCTGGCGGTTCGACGCCCATTGCCCGCAGGCTGCAATGCCTGTTTTTGTCGGGCGTGGCGATAGCAATCTGGCATGGTTCTGCATTTGCTCAGGAAGCCTATCTGCGCGGAAGCGTTGCCGAGGACGTGCTTTCAGCCTCCTCGCCGGAAACGCTCGCAAATCGCGGGCTTGCCGCGCCCGGATATGATGACGGCGCCAGCGAGACGACCGACGACAGTTATACCCCGCCTGAAAACACGACAGCGGCAGACCCGACCACCACAACACAAACCGCTCCGACCGTTCCCGTGCCGCAGGACCGTCAGCCGCTTCGACCCGACAATATTCGTGTTGGCTCGGTCGATACCGACGCAAGCGACGAAACGGGCCGGGCACAGCGCGAAAATCTCCGGCAATCGCCCGAGCAGGGCCGAAGCTTCACGCAGGAAACCGACCCGTTCGCGCCGGTCGGCATTCGCACCGGTTCGTTCATCCTGCGACCGTCGCTGGAACAGGGTATCCGTGTCACGACCAACGGCGACAACAGCGCAAGCGGTTCCAGCGCCGTTCTCAACGAAACCACGTTGCGGCTCAATGCACAGTCGGACTGGGCGCGCCATCAGGCAACACTCGATGCTTCGGGCACATGGGCCAAGTCCATTTCGGGCGAAGACGTTTCCGAACCGCAGGTCGATATTCAGGGCAAACTGCGTTTCGATCTCGGTGACCAGACGACCGTCAACACTGGCGCAGGCTATCGGCTGCGCCGCGAAAGCGCGTCAAGCCCGAACGGGGTCGTCGGCGCATTGCAACGGCCTCTGGTTCACACACTCAATGGAAGCCTCGGCGTCGAACGAGACATGGGGCTGATCTTCGGCAGCGCAACCGGACGGGTCGAGCACAATATTTATGGCGATGCGGAATTGTCCTCCGGCGGCACGGTCAGCCAGAAGGATCGCGACAACACCTATGCCAGCATTACGCTGCGCGGCGGCTTCAGCCTGTCCCCGGCAATCAAGCCCTTCACTGAAGTTGAGCTGGGCAAGCGCATCTTCGACGAGAAGGTAGACAGCAACGGCTATGAACGCAGCGGATCACAATTTGCCCTGCGCGGCGGTATGATGCTGGATATGGGCGAGAAGCTGAACGGCGAATTCGCCGCCGGTTACATGCGCGCCAACAGCGATGATTCTCGTCTTGGCGACATCAGCGGACCGTCGATCAATGCAGCGCTCAACTGGTCACCGCTGCGCGGAACCGATGTGAGCCTCTATGCGCAGACAATGGTCGATACTTCGACCACGCCCGGCATTGCAGGGTCGCTCCTGCATTTTGCCAGCCTCGATGTGACGCACCGCATACGTTCAGACCTGAGCCTCAACGGCAGGCTCGACGCGAATATCCGGCAGAACAAGGATGGCACCGGAACCGATTACACGATCGGTGCGCAGATCGGGGCAACCTACTGGATCAACCGGTTTGTCGGGCTGGATGCGCGCCTGCGTCACGAATTCCTGACAAGCAAGATTTCCGATCGCGAATATACCGCCGACAGCGTCTATCTCGGCGTGAAGGTGCAGCGCTAG
- a CDS encoding glutamate synthase subunit beta, whose protein sequence is MGKVTGFLEIDRQVAKYQPASDRIRHFREFTIPMTDGEVQKQAARCMDCGIPFCHGPTGCPVHNQIPDWNDLVYNNNWDQAIRNLHLTNNFPEFTGRVCPAPCEEACTLNLEDTPVAIKTVEQALGDKAYELGHIVPQPAANKTGKSVAIIGSGPAGLAAAQQLARAGHMVDVYERESRPGGLLRYGIPDFKMEKHLIDRRVAQMEGEGVRFLCGVNIGVDKPLRGLLDTYDAVLYSGGSETPRPAGIPGADFEGVHDAMPYLVQQNRRVGRENIESVAWTSAPILAGGKHVVVVGGGDTASDCVGTAFRQGAVNVTQLDIRPQPPEKEDKLSVWPYWATKMRTSSSQAEGASREFQVATLEFIGEDGRLTHVKCCQVDEKRKPIAGTEFFIKADLAFIAIGFAGPAEDSVVKELGEKLDIVTDRRGSKSVKANERDYRTNVDKLYAAGDARRGQSLVVWAIREGRQAAHAIDADLMGSSVLPR, encoded by the coding sequence ATGGGTAAGGTAACTGGCTTTCTTGAAATCGACCGGCAGGTAGCGAAGTACCAGCCAGCGTCGGATCGTATCCGCCACTTCCGCGAGTTCACCATTCCGATGACGGATGGCGAAGTGCAGAAGCAGGCGGCGCGCTGCATGGATTGCGGCATTCCGTTCTGCCATGGCCCGACGGGCTGCCCGGTACACAACCAGATCCCGGACTGGAACGATCTCGTCTATAACAACAATTGGGATCAGGCGATCCGTAACCTGCATCTGACCAACAACTTCCCGGAGTTTACCGGTCGCGTCTGCCCGGCGCCTTGCGAGGAAGCCTGCACGCTGAACCTCGAGGATACGCCGGTTGCGATCAAGACGGTCGAGCAGGCATTGGGCGACAAGGCCTATGAGCTCGGCCATATCGTGCCACAACCAGCCGCCAACAAGACGGGCAAGTCGGTCGCCATCATCGGTTCTGGACCGGCTGGCCTTGCCGCTGCTCAGCAGCTGGCCCGTGCTGGTCACATGGTTGATGTTTATGAGCGCGAAAGCCGCCCCGGCGGTCTGTTGCGTTACGGTATTCCAGATTTCAAGATGGAAAAGCACCTCATCGACCGCCGCGTCGCGCAGATGGAAGGCGAGGGCGTTCGCTTCCTGTGCGGTGTGAACATCGGCGTCGACAAGCCGCTGCGCGGTCTCCTCGATACCTATGATGCGGTGCTTTACAGCGGTGGCTCGGAAACGCCGCGCCCGGCGGGTATTCCGGGTGCAGATTTTGAAGGCGTGCATGATGCCATGCCTTATCTGGTTCAGCAGAACCGTCGCGTCGGGCGCGAAAATATCGAATCCGTTGCCTGGACTTCGGCTCCGATCCTGGCAGGCGGCAAGCATGTCGTTGTGGTCGGCGGTGGCGATACCGCCTCGGACTGCGTGGGCACGGCGTTCCGTCAGGGTGCGGTCAATGTCACGCAGCTTGATATTCGTCCGCAGCCGCCGGAAAAGGAAGACAAGCTCAGCGTCTGGCCTTATTGGGCGACCAAGATGCGTACCTCTTCCAGCCAAGCGGAAGGTGCTTCCCGCGAGTTTCAGGTGGCAACGCTGGAGTTCATCGGCGAAGACGGCCGCCTCACCCATGTGAAGTGCTGTCAGGTTGATGAAAAGCGCAAGCCGATTGCCGGAACGGAATTCTTCATCAAGGCCGATCTGGCCTTCATCGCAATCGGTTTTGCCGGACCGGCAGAAGACAGTGTGGTCAAGGAACTGGGCGAAAAGCTCGACATCGTGACCGACCGTCGCGGCTCCAAATCGGTCAAGGCCAATGAGCGTGACTACCGCACCAATGTCGACAAGCTCTATGCAGCCGGTGATGCGCGCCGTGGACAGTCACTGGTCGTCTGGGCGATCCGCGAAGGCCGTCAGGCTGCACACGCCATCGATGCTGATCTGATGGGGAGTTCGGTTCTACCGCGCTAA
- the galU gene encoding UTP--glucose-1-phosphate uridylyltransferase GalU, whose translation MSSIRKIRKAVFPVAGLGTRFLPATKSIPKEMLTVVDKPVIQYVVDEAREAGIEHLIFVTGRNKAVIEDYFDAQVELYSTLAERGKKAELEHLQDIQPQPGTTSFTRQQVPLGLGHAVWCARELVGDEPFALLLPDMVMQSKKGCLKEMVELYEKTGGNVIAVQECDPEEAHKYGIVGKGEAIGSGFEITQMVEKPAKGTAPSNLYINGRYILQPEIFELLSKQEKGAGNEIQLTDAMLKLADAQKFFGFDYQGLTFDCGSKAGFIEANVAFALWRNDIRPSVESSIGNLLNTIKPA comes from the coding sequence ATGAGTTCGATCCGAAAAATTCGCAAGGCCGTGTTCCCTGTTGCAGGTCTTGGCACCCGCTTCCTGCCCGCCACCAAATCCATCCCCAAAGAAATGCTGACGGTCGTCGACAAGCCCGTCATTCAGTATGTGGTCGATGAGGCGCGCGAAGCTGGTATCGAACATCTGATTTTCGTCACCGGGCGCAACAAGGCGGTCATCGAAGACTATTTCGATGCGCAGGTTGAGCTTTATTCCACGCTCGCAGAGCGCGGCAAGAAGGCGGAACTGGAGCATCTTCAGGATATCCAGCCGCAGCCGGGAACGACAAGCTTCACCCGCCAGCAGGTGCCGCTCGGTCTTGGCCATGCAGTCTGGTGCGCTCGTGAGCTCGTCGGTGATGAGCCCTTTGCTCTCCTGCTGCCAGATATGGTCATGCAGTCGAAGAAGGGCTGCCTGAAGGAGATGGTTGAGCTTTACGAAAAGACCGGCGGCAACGTCATCGCCGTGCAGGAATGCGACCCGGAAGAAGCGCATAAATACGGTATCGTCGGCAAGGGCGAAGCCATCGGCAGCGGTTTCGAAATCACGCAGATGGTTGAAAAACCTGCCAAGGGCACGGCGCCTTCCAATCTTTACATCAATGGTCGCTATATCCTGCAGCCGGAAATCTTCGAACTTCTGAGCAAGCAGGAAAAGGGCGCTGGCAACGAAATCCAGTTGACGGATGCCATGCTGAAGCTTGCCGACGCACAGAAATTCTTCGGCTTCGATTATCAGGGCCTGACATTCGACTGCGGCTCCAAGGCTGGTTTCATCGAAGCCAACGTTGCCTTCGCGTTGTGGCGCAACGACATTCGGCCTTCGGTCGAAAGCTCGATCGGCAATCTGCTGAACACCATCAAACCAGCCTGA
- the cycA gene encoding D-serine/D-alanine/glycine transporter, which yields MNIASKPSVDPHREEEPHLARNLSNRHLQLIAIGGAIGTGLFMGSGKTISLAGPSILLVYAVIGFMLFFVMRALGEILLSNLEYRSFADFAGDYLGPWAQFFTGWTYWLCWIVTGVADVVAVSGYVSFWFPELALWIPALGLIFTLLALNLPTVRNFGEIEFWFALIKIVAIVGLIIAGVYMLSTGFTLPNGSQASVAHLWNHGGFFPNGFLGFVAGFQIAVFAFVGIELVGTAAAETKDPERNLPKAINSIPIRVVLFYLGALFVIITVIPWDQVDPNSSPFVAMFSLAGLGIAAHVVNFVVLTSATSSANSGIYSTSRMIYGLATSKLAPKALGKLNKRKVPVNSLFFSCVFLLAGVVLLYAGQSIIEAFTIVTTISALLFIFIWSVILASYLQYRRKRPDLHEKSTFKMPGGRAAVVMVFAFFAFILWALAQEPDTAAALKVTPLWFVLLAIAYLVMKSRRSQG from the coding sequence ATGAATATCGCATCAAAGCCTTCTGTCGATCCACATCGGGAGGAGGAACCCCATCTTGCACGCAATCTGTCCAACCGACACCTGCAGCTGATCGCCATTGGCGGCGCTATCGGCACCGGCCTTTTCATGGGTTCGGGCAAGACCATTTCGCTGGCAGGCCCTTCGATCCTGCTGGTTTATGCCGTGATCGGCTTCATGTTGTTCTTCGTCATGCGCGCATTGGGCGAAATCCTGCTGTCCAATCTCGAATATCGCTCCTTTGCGGATTTCGCAGGCGATTACCTCGGGCCGTGGGCACAGTTCTTCACCGGCTGGACCTATTGGCTTTGCTGGATTGTGACCGGTGTGGCCGACGTGGTTGCCGTTTCGGGCTACGTCTCGTTCTGGTTCCCGGAACTGGCGCTCTGGATACCGGCGCTCGGACTGATCTTCACGCTTCTGGCGCTCAATCTGCCGACCGTGCGCAATTTCGGTGAAATCGAATTCTGGTTTGCCCTCATCAAGATCGTCGCCATTGTCGGGCTGATCATCGCAGGCGTGTATATGCTCTCGACCGGCTTTACGCTTCCGAATGGAAGTCAGGCATCGGTCGCCCATCTTTGGAACCATGGCGGGTTCTTCCCCAATGGCTTCCTCGGCTTCGTTGCCGGTTTCCAGATCGCGGTTTTCGCCTTCGTCGGTATCGAACTGGTCGGCACCGCCGCCGCTGAAACCAAGGACCCGGAGCGCAATCTGCCCAAGGCAATCAATTCCATCCCGATCCGCGTGGTACTGTTCTATCTCGGTGCGCTGTTCGTCATCATCACCGTCATTCCGTGGGATCAGGTCGATCCGAATTCAAGCCCGTTCGTCGCCATGTTCTCGCTCGCCGGTCTCGGCATCGCAGCCCATGTCGTGAATTTCGTCGTGCTGACTTCGGCAACGTCGAGCGCAAATTCCGGCATCTACTCGACCTCGCGCATGATCTACGGCCTTGCCACTTCCAAACTCGCACCGAAGGCGCTCGGCAAGCTGAACAAGCGGAAAGTACCGGTCAATTCGCTGTTCTTCTCATGCGTTTTCCTGCTTGCGGGCGTGGTTCTGCTTTATGCTGGCCAGAGCATTATCGAAGCCTTCACCATCGTCACGACGATTTCGGCGCTGCTCTTCATCTTCATCTGGTCGGTCATTCTGGCGTCATATCTGCAATACCGTCGCAAGCGCCCCGACCTGCATGAAAAGTCCACTTTCAAAATGCCCGGCGGACGCGCAGCCGTCGTGATGGTCTTCGCCTTCTTCGCCTTCATTCTCTGGGCGCTGGCGCAAGAGCCGGACACCGCAGCCGCACTGAAAGTCACCCCGCTTTGGTTCGTGCTTCTCGCCATCGCCTATCTGGTGATGAAGTCGCGACGCAGCCAAGGCTAA
- a CDS encoding lytic murein transglycosylase translates to MLRFPFTVGQTMKLKAAATVAIAVLASTLTTGSALADAKFRQWVASFRPVAINAGVSPSTFDRAFRGVDAPDPVVLQKARYQPEFTEPVWNYVDNRVNEHSVSVGQNMARKWGPWLQRIEQRFSVDRNILLAIWSMESNYGEILKRDDVMRDAVRSLATLAYADQRRAKYGRTQLIAAMKILQTGDIDRGHLSGSWAGALGHTQFIPTSYQAYAVDMDGNGKRDIWNSIPDALGTAANLLHRNGWQPGRSWGYEVALPQGRKFPSGSLSIAEWQKIGLVRANGRAFPDPSEKATLKVPDGRQGPAFLMTKNFFVLKRYNNADKYALAVGLLADRIGGYQGLRQDWNRPFTPITMDERQELQTHLKALGYYDGNIDGKIGSTSRAAIEAFQQRNGLQPDGHPSKEVLSVLRRR, encoded by the coding sequence ATGCTGCGATTTCCATTCACGGTGGGCCAGACGATGAAGCTGAAAGCAGCTGCAACGGTTGCGATAGCTGTGCTCGCCTCAACGCTGACGACCGGTTCCGCACTGGCTGATGCGAAATTTCGCCAATGGGTCGCCAGTTTTCGCCCTGTCGCCATAAATGCAGGTGTTTCGCCTTCCACGTTCGACCGCGCATTTCGCGGCGTGGATGCGCCAGACCCGGTCGTGCTGCAGAAGGCCCGCTATCAGCCCGAATTCACCGAACCGGTCTGGAACTACGTCGATAACCGCGTAAACGAACATTCCGTTTCAGTCGGCCAGAACATGGCGCGCAAATGGGGTCCGTGGCTCCAGCGCATCGAACAGCGTTTCTCGGTCGATCGCAATATCCTGCTCGCCATCTGGTCGATGGAAAGCAATTACGGCGAAATTCTCAAGCGTGATGACGTTATGCGCGATGCCGTCCGTTCGCTGGCAACGCTTGCCTATGCAGACCAGCGTCGCGCCAAATATGGCCGCACACAGCTGATTGCTGCAATGAAGATTCTCCAGACCGGCGATATTGACCGCGGCCATCTTTCCGGTTCCTGGGCCGGCGCGCTCGGCCACACACAATTCATCCCGACGAGCTATCAGGCCTATGCCGTCGATATGGATGGCAATGGCAAGCGTGACATCTGGAATTCGATCCCCGATGCGCTGGGTACAGCGGCCAACCTCCTGCATCGCAATGGCTGGCAGCCGGGCCGTAGCTGGGGTTACGAAGTAGCCTTGCCACAAGGACGCAAGTTCCCTTCCGGCTCACTCTCGATTGCCGAATGGCAGAAGATCGGTCTCGTTCGTGCCAACGGACGCGCCTTCCCCGATCCGAGCGAAAAAGCAACGCTGAAAGTGCCGGATGGTCGTCAGGGGCCCGCCTTCCTGATGACAAAGAATTTCTTCGTCTTGAAGCGCTATAACAACGCCGACAAATACGCACTTGCTGTCGGCCTGCTTGCCGATCGCATCGGCGGCTATCAGGGACTTCGTCAGGACTGGAATCGCCCATTCACGCCGATTACCATGGACGAGAGGCAGGAATTGCAAACGCATCTGAAAGCGCTCGGCTATTATGACGGCAATATTGATGGCAAGATCGGCTCCACTTCGCGGGCGGCCATCGAAGCCTTCCAGCAGCGCAACGGACTTCAGCCGGACGGTCATCCGAGCAAAGAAGTTCTGTCGGTCCTGCGCCGTCGCTAG